One Urocitellus parryii isolate mUroPar1 chromosome 14, mUroPar1.hap1, whole genome shotgun sequence DNA segment encodes these proteins:
- the LOC144250199 gene encoding ubiquitin carboxyl-terminal hydrolase 17-like protein 6, whose protein sequence is MEAASLHCGGESQFHDCIKPECSSNAADAKVYLGPSLPAESSLSPCPDAHLNKNSAPVGPLLAPRGKLCLNWQRRSAAGAGLQNMGNTCYVNAALQCLTYTPPLANYMLSQEHCQRCPRHRVCMLCVMQAHVTRALRHPGDVIRPLPALVDGFHTSRQEDAHEFLLFTLHAMQEACLRGHKQPGAHSKDPTLMRQIFGGCWRSQIKCLHCCGISDTFDPYLDIMLDITAAPSVQHALEHLVKPEWLEGENAYQCGVCQKKRPACKTLTLQKAPNVLMLVLKRFSDLTGEKIAKHVRYPECLDMQPYMSQQGRGPLVYALYAVLVHAGVTCRSGHYYCYIKAGNGQWYKMDDAKVVACDIACVLSQRAYVLFYVQKSELETDNGSVSLGRETIALGPEDTILRATQGELQGDSYSKALEPEERLEDTATGEITLDQWKFLQEQNRPKSEFNLRKVEFTLPPNVVVIHQSKHREKENIMDKQETYKQSKDTKYSIREDLVNTGQLPCLAGRPRANKKKNKQGKRTVIVV, encoded by the coding sequence ATGGAGGCAGCTTCACTCCACTGCGGAGGTGAGTCTCAGTTTCATGACTGTATAAAACCTGAATGTTCATCAAATGCAGCTGATGCTAAAGTCTATTTGGGTCCTTCTCTACCTGCAGAGTCATCGTTGTCACCTTGCCCTGATGCACACTTAAATAAGAATTCAGCTCCTGTGGGGCCACTGCTGGCTCCTAGAGGGAAACTTTGTCTGAACTGGCAGAGACGGTCGGCAGCTGGTGCTGGGCTGCAGAACATGGGAAACACTTGCTACGTGAATGCAGCCCTACAGTGCCTGACATATACACCTCCTCTGGCCAACTACATGCTGTCCCAGGAGCACTGCCAACGCTGTCCTCGTCACAGGGTCTGCATGCTGTGTGTGATGCAAGCCCACGTGACACGGGCTCTCCGCCACCCTGGGGATGTCATTCGGCCCCTGCCTGCTTTGGTTGACGGCTTCCACACTTCCCGGCAAGAAGATGCCCATGAATTTCTGCTCTTTACTCTCCATGCCATGCAGGAAGCATGTCTGCGTGGGCACAAGCAGCCAGGTGCTCACTCCAAGGACCCTACCCTCATGCGCCAGATATTTGGAGGGTGCTGGCGATCTCAAATCAAGTGTCTCCACTGCTGTGGCATTTCAGACACTTTTGACCCCTACCTGGACATTATGCTAGACATCACGGCAGCTCCCAGTGTGCAGCATGCACTGGAGCACTTGGTGAAGCCCGAGTGGCTGGAAGGGGAGAACGCCTACCAGTGTGGTGTCTGTCAGAAGAAGAGGCCAGCCTGCAAGACCCTGACCCTGCAGAAGGCACCAAACGTTCTTATGCTGGTATTGAAACGGTTCTCGGATCTCACAGGGGAAAAAATTGCTAAGCACGTGCGCTATCCTGAGTGCCTTGACATGCAGCCATACATGTCTCAGCAGGGCAGAGGCCCACTGGTGTATGCCCTCTATGCTGTGCTGGTCCATGCCGGGGTGACTTGTCGCAGTGGACACTACTATTGTTATATAAAAGCTGGCAATGGCCAGTGGTACAAAATGGACGATGCTAAGGTAGTGGCCTGTGACATTGCTTGTGTCCTGAGTCAGCGTGCCTATGTCCTCTTTTATGTCCAGAAGAGTGAACTTGAAACTGACAATGGGAGTGTGTCCCTGGGCAGGGAAACAATAGCTCTTGGGCCTGAGGACACAATCTTGAGAGCCACCCAAGGAGAGCTCCAAGGAGACTCCTATAGCAAAGCACTAGAGCCAGAAGAGCGCTTGGAGGATACAGCTACTGGAGAAATCACCTTGGATCAGTGGAAATTTCTCCAAGAACAGAACCGACCAAAGTCTGAATTCAACCTCAGGAAAGTGGAATTCACTCTGCCTCCCAATGTTGTTGTGATTCACCAgtcaaaacacagagaaaaggagaacatAATGGATAAGCAGGAAACATACAAGCAGAGCAAGGATACCAAGTACAGCATACGTGAGGATTTGGTGAACACTGGCCAACTCCCGTGTCTTGCAGGAAGGCCCAGAGCcaacaagaagaagaacaagCAGGGCAAGAGGACAGTAATTGTGGTCTAG
- the LOC144250205 gene encoding uncharacterized protein LOC144250205 produces MGHRASSQREKNECHVCGKAFSKSYNLKMHEKVHTGEKLYRCHRCGKAFCKLYNLQMRDKIHTGEKPYKCHVCGKAFSKSVHLRRHQITHMGEKPYQCQLCEKSFSQTCYLKLHQRTLTREKPYQCHLCGKSSSQSCYLKPHQRIHTGEKPYICGVRGKAFTFSTCLRHHEKTHTGEKPYKCPVCGKAFSRSSFSQKSGLKVY; encoded by the exons atgggacacagagcctcatctcag agagaaaaaaatgaatgccacgtgtgtgggaaagccttcagcaaGTCTTACAACCTTAAAATGCATGAGAAagtccatactggagagaaactaTACAGATGTCATCGGTGTGGGAAAGCTTTTTGTAAATTATACAACCTTCAAATGCGTGATAAaatccacacaggagagaaaccatacaaatgccatgtgtgtgggaaagccttcagcaaATCAGTTCACCTTCGTCGTCATCAGATAACCCACATGGGAGAGAAACCATATCAATGTCAATTATGTGAGAAATCCTTTAGTCAAACATGCTACCTTAAACTTCATCAGAGAACACTCACTAGAGAGAAACCCTATCAATGCCACCTGTGTGGGAAATCCTCTAGTCAATCTTGTTACCTTAAACCAcatcagagaatccacactggtgAGAAACCATATATATGTGGTGTacgtgggaaagccttca CTTTCAGTACATGCCTGAGACACCATGAgaaaacacatactggagagaaaccatacaaatgccctgtgtgtgggaaagccttcagtcgatcatctttttctcagaaaagtggcttaaaagtttattaa
- the LOC144250204 gene encoding ubiquitin carboxyl-terminal hydrolase 17-like protein 6, producing MEAASLHCGGESQFHDCIKPECSSNAADAKVYLGPSLPAESSLSPCPDAHLNKNSAPVGPLLAPRGKLCLNWQRRSAAGAGLQNMGNTCYVNAALQCLTYTPPLANYMLSQEHCQRCPRHRVCMLCVMQAHVTRALRHPGDVIRPLPALVDGFHTSRQEDAHEFLLFTLHAMQEACLRGHKQPGAHSKDPTLMRQIFGGCWRSQIKCLHCCGVSDTFDPYLDIMLDITAAPSVQHALEHLVKPEWLEGENAYQCGVCQKKRPACKTLTLQKAPNVLMLVLKRFSDLTGEKIAKHVRYPECLDMQPYMSQQGRGPLVYALYAVLVHAGVTCRSGHYYCYIKAGNGQWYKMDDAKVVACDIACVLSQRAYVLFYVQKSELETDNGSVSLGRETIALGPEDTILRATQGELQGDSYSKALEPEERLEDTATGEITLDQWKFLQEQNRPKSEFNLRKVEFTLPPNVVVIHQSKHREKENIMDKQETYKQSKDTKYSIREDLVNTGQLPCLAGRPRANKKKNKQGKRTVIVV from the coding sequence ATGGAGGCAGCTTCACTCCACTGCGGAGGTGAGTCTCAGTTTCATGACTGTATAAAACCTGAATGTTCATCAAATGCAGCTGATGCTAAAGTCTATTTGGGTCCTTCTCTACCTGCAGAGTCATCGTTGTCACCTTGCCCTGATGCACACTTAAATAAGAATTCAGCTCCTGTGGGGCCACTGCTGGCTCCTAGAGGGAAACTTTGTCTGAACTGGCAGAGACGGTCGGCAGCTGGTGCTGGGCTGCAGAACATGGGAAACACTTGCTACGTGAATGCAGCCCTACAGTGCCTGACATATACACCTCCTCTGGCCAACTACATGCTGTCCCAGGAGCACTGCCAACGCTGTCCTCGTCACAGGGTCTGCATGCTGTGTGTGATGCAAGCCCACGTGACACGGGCTCTCCGCCATCCTGGGGATGTCATTCGGCCCCTGCCTGCTTTGGTTGACGGCTTCCACACTTCCCGGCAAGAAGATGCCCATGAATTTCTGCTCTTTACTCTCCATGCCATGCAGGAAGCATGTCTGCGTGGGCACAAGCAGCCAGGTGCTCACTCCAAGGACCCTACCCTCATGCGCCAGATATTTGGAGGGTGCTGGAGATCTCAAATCAAGTGTCTCCACTGCTGTGGCGTTTCAGACACTTTTGACCCCTACCTGGACATTATGCTAGACATCACGGCAGCTCCCAGTGTGCAGCATGCACTGGAGCACTTGGTGAAGCCCGAGTGGCTGGAAGGGGAGAACGCCTACCAGTGTGGTGTCTGTCAGAAGAAGAGGCCAGCCTGCAAGACCCTGACCCTGCAGAAGGCACCAAACGTTCTTATGCTGGTATTGAAACGGTTCTCGGATCTCACAGGGGAAAAAATTGCTAAGCACGTGCGCTATCCTGAGTGCCTTGACATGCAGCCATACATGTCTCAGCAGGGCAGAGGCCCACTGGTGTATGCCCTCTATGCTGTGCTGGTCCATGCCGGGGTGACTTGTCGCAGCGGACACTACTATTGTTATATAAAAGCTGGCAATGGCCAGTGGTACAAAATGGACGATGCTAAGGTAGTGGCCTGTGACATTGCTTGTGTCCTGAGTCAGCGTGCCTATGTCCTCTTTTATGTCCAGAAGAGTGAACTTGAAACTGACAATGGGAGTGTGTCCCTGGGCAGGGAAACAATAGCTCTTGGGCCTGAGGACACAATCTTGAGAGCCACCCAAGGAGAGCTCCAAGGAGACTCCTATAGCAAAGCACTAGAGCCAGAAGAGCGCTTGGAGGATACAGCTACTGGAGAAATCACCTTGGATCAGTGGAAATTTCTCCAAGAACAGAACCGACCAAAGTCTGAATTCAACCTCAGGAAAGTGGAATTCACTCTGCCTCCCAATGTTGTTGTGATTCACCAgtcaaaacacagagaaaaggagaacatAATGGATAAGCAGGAAACATACAAGCAGAGCAAGGATACCAAGTACAGCATACGTGAGGATTTGGTGAACACTGGCCAACTCCCGTGTCTTGCAGGAAGGCCCAGAGCcaacaagaagaagaacaagCAGGGCAAGAGGACAGTAATTGTGGTCTAG